Proteins encoded together in one Camelina sativa cultivar DH55 chromosome 9, Cs, whole genome shotgun sequence window:
- the LOC104714945 gene encoding cytosolic sulfotransferase 13, with protein sequence MTKSKTTLSKLLADAKFSQECEELLSSLPKDRSFFAEYLYQYQGFWYPPNLLEGVLYSQKHFQARDSDIILVSSPKSGATWLKALVFALIHRREFQTPLESHPLLDNNPHSLVPFIEGFQFHTQDTSPKIFSTHIPLRSLPESIKDSSCKVVYCCRNPKDAFVSLWHFVKSLILKEMVGCTMEEMVSGFCRGSSVYGPFWDHALEYWKESQENPDKVLFVMYEEMREQPRDWVIRIAEFLGCSFTEEEIENGVLDSIIKLCSLENMSKLEVNEKGKLVNGMETKAFFRKGEIGGWTDTLPPLLAEKIDKTTEQKLIGSGFRFFC encoded by the coding sequence ATGACAAAATCCAAAACCACTCTTTCAAAGTTATTGGCAGACGCTAAATTTAGCCAAGAATGTGAGGAGTTGCTGTCTTCTCTTCCTAAAGACAGAAGCTTCTTTGCCGAGTATCTCTATCAATACCAAGGGTTTTGGTACCCACCAAATCTCTTAGAAGGTGTTCTATACAGCCAGAAGCATTTTCAGGCAAGAGATTCAGACATCATCCTCGTAAGCAGTCCTAAGTCAGGTGCAACTTGGTTGAAAGCGCTCGTCTTTGCTCTGATTCACAGACGTGAATTCCAAACCCCTCTAGAATCCCATCCTCTGCTTGATAACAACCCTCATTCTCTCGTGCCCTTTATCGAAGGTTTCCAGTTCCACACTCAAGATACCTCTCCTAAGATCTTCTCCACACACATTCCTCTGAGGTCACTCCCTGAGTCCATTAAGGACTCGTCCTGTAAAGTTGTGTACTGTTGCAGGAACCCGAAAGATGCTTTTGTCTCGCTTTGGCATTTCGTGAAAAGTTTGATTCTCAAGGAGATGGTTGGATGCACAATGGAGGAAATGGTGAGTGGGTTTTGCAGAGGGTCAAGTGTTTATGGACCCTTTTGggatcatgcattagagtactGGAAAGAGAGCCAAGAAAACCCGGACAAGGTACTGTTTGTTATGTATGAAGAGATGAGAGAGCAGCCTCGTGATTGGGTGATTCGGATCGCTGAGTTCTTGGGATGTTCTTTTacagaagaagagatagagaatGGAGTTTTGGATAGTATCATAAAGCTGTGTAGTCTTGAGAATATGAGTAAATTGGAGGTTAATGAGAAAGGCAAGTTAGTGAATGGAATGGAGACTAAGGCATTTTTTAGGAAAGGTGAGATTGGTGGATGGACAGATACTTTACCTCCTTTATTAGCAGAGAAAATTGATAAAACCACTGAGCAGAAACTAATTGGTTCTGGTTTTAGATTCTTTTGCTAA
- the LOC104710291 gene encoding cytosolic sulfotransferase 12-like, which produces MSSSSSSTVHAFLGDELLTQETRDLISSLPKEKGWLGSEMYQFQGYWHTQALLQGLLTCQKRFEAKDSDIILVTSPKSGTTWLKALVFSLVNRHKFPVPSSGNHPLLFTNPHLLLPFLEGVYYKTPEFDFTGLPIPRLMNTHIAHRSLPESVKSSSCKIVYCCRNPKDMFVSFWHFGKTLAREETTDAEFPIEKAVEAFCKGKSMSGPLWDHILEYWYASREDPNKVFFVTYEELKKQPGVVLGRIAEFLGCGFTDEEIVQGKVEEIVNLCSFESLSNLEVNRQGKLPNGTESKAFFRKGETGGWRDTLSESLAAEIDRTIEEKFHGSGLKFSS; this is translated from the coding sequence atgtcatcatcatcatcatcaacagtTCATGCTTTCTTGGGAGATGAGCTGCTGACACAAGAAACAAGAGATCTGATCTCTTCTCTTCCAAAAGAGAAAGGTTGGTTAGGGAGTGAAATGTATCAATTCCAAGGATATTGGCACACACAAGCTCTGTTACAAGGACTCTTGACCTGTCAAAAACGCTTTGAAGCCAAAGATTCCGACATTATCCTCGTCACCAGTCCTAAATCAGGTACTACTTGGTTAAAAGCTCTTGTCTTTTCTCTCGTTAACCGACACAAGTTTCCAGTTCCTTCTTCTGGTAATCATCCTCTTCTGTTTACCAATCCGCACCTTCTCCTACCCTTCTTGGAAGGAGTTTACTACAAAACCCCAGAATTTGATTTCACTGGGTTGCCTATTCCAAGACTGATGAATACGCACATAGCGCATCGTTCGCTGCCCGAATCCGTTAAGAGCTCGTCTTGTAAGATTGTATACTGTTGTAGGAACCCTAAGGACATGTTTGTGTCCTTTTGGCATTTTGGGAAAACGCTAGCTCGTGAGGAAACCACAGACGCAGAGTTTCCGATTGAAAAAGCGGTAGAAGCGTTTTGCAAAGGGAAGTCTATGAGTGGACCCCTTTGGGATCATATATTAGAGTATTGGTATGCAAGCCGCGAGGATCCAAATAAGGTCTTTTTTGTAACTTATGAGGAGCTCAAGAAGCAGCCCGGAGTTGTGCTTGGGCGAATCGCTGAGTTCTTGGGATGTGGTTTTACTGACGAAGAAATAGTGCAAGGCAAAGTAGAGGAGATTGTGAACTTGTGTAGCTTTGAGAGTTTAAGTAATTTGGAAGTTAATAGACAAGGGAAACTACCAAATGGAACAGAGTCTAAAGCTTTCTTTAGAAAAGGAGAGACCGGAGGATGGAGAGATACTTTGAGTGAGTCCTTGGCAGCGGAAATTGATCGAACCATTGAAGAGAAGTTTCATGGTTCTGGTCTGAAATTTTCTTCTTGA
- the LOC104710293 gene encoding D-aminoacyl-tRNA deacylase, giving the protein MILKISGRNVIRFLHTHNNRFKTNATPIQSLLNANCRVTVTTRNMVTLIVATTSDPASINPAAALLAMPGWTAGPTLPPDIKSFTNKQARVIQHDGSIVKEDDLDLRWEEATGEVIDEVIFLSRHTAVSNRPALTVHPIGVLHLKDGESPPQGGKPGWAALPNPRIGPWFRLLKKMAEAHGLVPEFEITLEATHHGPITNKPTMFLEIGSTDEYWKRQDAAQVMALLMWEGLGLGGRDAVGNWNSETGKRKVLLGIGGGHYAPRHMDIVLKDDIWVGHLLSGYSLPMEEPTQTKPNPGENEIGGNWRQSIKAAFEATKAAFPGGEILAHLDQKSFKGWQRKAITEFLAEESINVGKPNDFT; this is encoded by the exons atgattttgaaaataagcGGCCGAAACGTTATACGCTTCCTCCACACGCACAACAACAGATTCAAAACAAACGCAACTCCCATCCAATCGCTGCTAAACGCCAATTGTCGCGTTACAGTAACAACTCGAAACATGGTGACACTGATCGTAGCCACCACCTCCGATCCTGCGTCGATCAATCCCGCGGCGGCGCTTCTCGCCATGCCCGGTTGGACCGCCGGACCTACCTTACCGCCG GACATCAAGAGTTTCACAAACAAGCAAGCGAGAGTGATTCAACACGATGGATCTATAGTTAAAGAAGACGATCTCGATTTACGTTGGGAAGAAGCTACTGGTGAAGTTATTGATGAAGTCATCTTCCTCAGCCGTCACACCGCCGTCTCGAATCGTCCTGCTTTAACTGTTCATCCGATTG GAGTGCTTCATCTAAAGGATGGTGAATCACCGCCTCAGGGTGGGAAGCCTGGATGGGCGGCGTTGCCAAACCCTAGAATTGGTCCATGGTTTCGTCTCTTGAAGAAAATGGCTGAAGCTCATGGTTTAGTTCCTGAGTTTGAg ATTACATTGGAAGCCACTCATCATGGACCAATAACTAACAAACCAACAATGTTCTTGGAGATTG GAAGTACAGATGAATACTGGAAGAGACAAGACGCAGCTCAAGTCATGGCTCTT TTAATGTGGGAAGGACTTGGGCTAGGAGGTCGTGATGCAGTGGGGAACTGGAACAG TGAAACTGGAAAGAGGAAGGTTCTTTTAGGGATTGGAGGTGGTCATTATGCTCCTCGTCACATGGATATAGTTTT GAAAGATGATATTTGGGTAGGCCATTTGCTTTCTGGATACTCGTTACCAATGGAAGAGCcaactcaaaccaaaccaaatcctGGAGAGAATGAAATTGGTGGAAATTGGAGACAATCAATTAAGGCAGCATTTGAAGCTACTAAAGCAGCATTCCCCGGAGGCGAGATCTTGGCTCATCTTGACCAAAA GAGCTTCAAAGGATGGCAAAGGAAGGCCATTACAGAGTTCTTGGCAGAAGAGAGCATCAATGTTGGGAAGCCAAACGATTTCACATAA
- the LOC104710290 gene encoding cytosolic sulfotransferase 12-like — protein sequence MSSSSVPAYLGDEDLTQETRDLISSLAKEKGWLVSEMYQYQGRWHTQALLQGILICQKRFEAKDSDIILVTNPKSGTTWLKALVYALLNRHKFPVSSSGNHPLLVTNPHLLVPFLEGVYYESPDFAFSGLPSPRLMNTHISHPSLPESVKSSSCKIVYCCRNPKDMFVSLWHFGKKLAPEETAAYPIEKAVKAFCEGKFIGGPFWDHILEYWYASRENPNKVLFVTYEDLKKQTGAEMKRIAEFLGCGFIEEGEVRDIVKLCSFESLSNLEVNRQGKLPNGMETKTFFRKGEIGGWRDTLSESLAAEIDRTIEEKFHGSGLIFSS from the coding sequence atgtcatcatcatcagttccTGCTTACTTGGGAGATGAAGATCTGACTCAAGAAACAAGAgatcttatctcttctcttgcAAAGGAAAAAGGTTGGTTAGTGAGTGAAATGTATCAATACCAAGGACGTTGGCACACACAAGCTCTGTTACAAGGAATCTTGATCTGTCAAAAACGCTTTGAAGCCAAAGATTCTGACATTATCCTCGTCACTAATCCTAAATCAGGTACCACTTGGTTAAAGGCTCTTGTCTATGCTCTCCTTAACCGACACAAGtttccagtttcttcttctggtaACCATCCTCTTCTGGTTACCAATCCGCACCTTCTCGTGCCCTTCTTGGAAGGAGTTTACTATGAATCCCCAGATTTTGCTTTCTCCGGGTTGCCTTCTCCAAGACTCATGAACACGCACATATCGCATCCTTCACTACCGGAATCCGTTAAGAGCTCGTCTTGTAAGATTGTGTATTGTTGTAGGAACCCTAAGGACATGTTTGTGTCCTTATGGCACTTTGGAAAGAAGCTAGCTCCTGAAGAAACCGCAGCTTATCCGATCGAAAAAGCGGTTAAAGCGTTTTGTGAAGGGAAGTTTATAGGTGGACCCTTTTGGGATCATATATTGGAGTACTGGTACGCAAGCCGAGAGAATCCTAACAAGGTCTTGTTTGTTACTTACGAGGACCTCAAGAAGCAGACCGGAGCTGAGATGAAGCGAATCGCTGAGTTCTTGGGATGTGGTTTtattgaagaaggagaagtgagAGATATTGTGAAGTTGTGTAGTTTTGAGAGTTTAAGTAATCTGGAAGTTAATAGACAAGGGAAACTACCAAATGGAATGGAGACTAAAACTTTCTTTAGAAAAGGAGAGATTGGAGGATGGAGAGATACTTTGAGTGAGTCCTTGGCAGCGGAAATTGATCGAACCATCGAAGAGAAGTTTCATGGTTCTGGTCTgatcttttcttcttga
- the LOC104710292 gene encoding translin-associated protein X, which translates to MLSCSSAFQRVAFMLMAPKLKPQRLHQIAETGAEQLVKKARTMTTESSMKDAFSTYADYLNNFNEKRERVVKASRDITMNSKKVIFQVHRLSKDNKDEVLEKAGKDLEAVRDQHFARLMRELQGTDFWKLRRAYSPGVQEYVEAATFYKFCLSGTLCTLDDINATLVPLSDPSLEPLQINILDYILGLADLTGELMRMAIGRISDGEIEFAQRICQFVRQIHRELMLVVPKMDDSYDMKSKMEVMLQSVIKIENACFSVHVRGSEYIPLLGDDAPTSYLLGAADVE; encoded by the exons ATGTTGAGTTGTTCATCGGCGTTCCAAAGAGTAGCCTTTATGCTCATGGCTCCCAAATTAAAACCTCAGCGACTCCATCAAA ttGCAGAGACTGGTGCTGAACAATTGGTTAAGAAAGCTAGGACGATGACTACTGAATCCTCCATGAAAGATGCTTTCTCTACTTACGCTGATTATCTCAATAACTTC AATGAGAAGCGAGAAAGAGTGGTGAAGGCAAGTCGTGATATCACAATGAATAGTAAAAAAGTTATCTTTCAGGTTCACAG ACTCAGTAAAGACAACAAAGATGAAGTTTTGGAGAAAGCAGGGAAAGATTTAGAAGCTGTGAGGGATCAACATTTTGCCCGGCTAATGAGAGAGCTTCAAGGGACTGATTTTTGGAAGCTGAGACGAGCTTATTCTCCAGGG GTGCAGGAATATGTTGAAGCTGCAACGTTTTATAAGTTCTGTTTGTCTGGGACGCTATGTACTCTCGATGATATTAATGCAACGCTTGTACCGCTAAGTGACCCTTCTTTAGAGCCGTTGCAGATTAATATCCTTGACTATATTCTTGGG CTTGCTGATTTGACTGGAGAGCTAATGCGAATGGCGATTGGTCGAATATCAGATGGTGAAATCGAATTTGCGCAGCGGATTTGCCAGTTTGTTCGACAGATTCATAGGGAACTTATGCTAGTTGTGCCAAAGATGGATGACAGTTACGACATGAAGTCCAAGATGGAAGTGATGCTTCAGAGTGTGATCAAAATCGAGAACG CTTGCTTCAGCGTTCACGTGAGAGGATCAGAGTATATTCCACTGCTTGGAGATGATGCGCCAACATCGTACTTATTGGGAGCTGCTGATGTCGAATGA
- the LOC104714944 gene encoding LOW QUALITY PROTEIN: cytosolic sulfotransferase 11 (The sequence of the model RefSeq protein was modified relative to this genomic sequence to represent the inferred CDS: inserted 2 bases in 1 codon) → MEPVHLPNFMKDNQVSQETKNLISSLPSDKDFTGNGLYNYKGCWYYPNILQAVLDIQKHFKPRDTDIIMASMPKGGTTWLKSLVFAVVHQDEYRENPQIHPLLSQNPHDLVPFLEIELYANSQAPDLTKFPSPMIFSTHMHLQALREATKKASSPCKIVYVCRGIKDTFISGWHFRSMLHRTKMDKADFELMFDAVCRGVVAYGXQILSYWKGSLEDKENVLFMRYEEMVEEPRVQVKRLAEFLNCPFTKEEEESGLVDEILKLCSFRNLSNLEVNKTGAIRVGVDSHAFFRKGEVGDWKNHLTPHMAKTFDEIFENKLRGSGLKFQ, encoded by the exons ATGGAGCCTGTTCATCTTCCAAACTTCATGAAAGACAACCAAGTTagtcaagaaacaaagaacttGATCTCTTCCTTACCTTCAGACAAAGATTTCACTGGTAATGGTCTCTACAACTACAAAGGTTGTTGGTACTATCCAAACATACTCCAAGCCGTTCTTGACATCCAAAAACATTTCAAGCCACGAGATACTGATATAATCATGGCTTCTATGCCCAAAGGTGGAACCACTTGGCTCAAATCCCTAGTTTTCGCTGTTGTGCATCAAGATGAATACCGTGAAAACCCCCAAATCCATCCTTTGCTTTCACAAAACCCTCATGACCTTGTCCCATTTCTTGAGATTGAGTTATATGCTAATAGCCAAGCTCCAGATCTCACAAAGTTTCCTTCTCCTATGATCTTTTCTACCCATATGCACTTACAAGCATTGCGTGAGGCCACCAAAAAGGCTTCCTCGCCTTGCAAAATCGTGTATGTGTGTAGAGGTATCAAAGACACGTTTATTTCCGGTTGGCATTTTAGAAGCATGTTACATCGCACCAAGATGGATAAAGCCGATTTCGAGCTCATGTTTGATGCAGTTTGCAGAGGAGTTGTCGCATATGG ACAAATATTGAGCTATTGGAAAGGGAGTCTGGAAGACAAGGAGAATGTTCTTTTTATGAGGTATGAGGAGATGGTTGAGGAGCCTCGCGTTCAAGTCAAGAGACTCGCCGAGTTCTTGAATTGTCCATTcaccaaggaagaagaagaaagtggatTGGTGGACGAGATCCTAAAGCTGTGTAGTTTCCGAAATTTAAGCAATTTGGAAGTTAATAAAACTGGGGCGATAAGAGTTGGTGTAGATTCTCACGCATTTTTTAGGAAAGGTGAAGTTGGTGACTGGAAGAATCATCTTACTCCTCATATGGCCAAAACCTTTGAtgagatttttgaaaacaaactgcGAGGTTCCGGTTTGAAATTTCAATAA